The genomic segment tgcttaccaaaaggctggcaatttaaatccaccaggcactccttggaaaccctatgggacagttctactctgtccttcagggtcactatgaatcggaaactACTCAAGggcctgttttttgttgttgctgttgttgttttttcattATGTGAGTAGatctataaaatatatgtattcaaaaatgatttaaaatcaagATTATTAggtagaaaattaaaataactctTTTCAGGGATAAATGTTAAATCAGACAAggtgcaggggaaaaaaaaacaggagaaataGGGGGTTAttctacagaatttttttttctgacatgtACTCTTTGAACAACCCTCCTTGTTCATCAATTGTATTTCAATAGAGAAGAGAATTAACAATAAGGATATATACAAACCCTCTCCCTCCTCAAAGCTAATTGCACTAATGCACAGTAGATAATCAGTAATTGGTATTCTTGTTGCTGATATTCTCATTCTTGTTAAAGCAAGGATGTATTTATAAACTATATTTCAGAGTGAGCAATGTACTGAATAGCATTATGTATAGCAACCTGACAGGAAATATTTTGATCAAATTGAATGTTGCTCTGAGGATTTCCAGGGTAAACTTTCCTTGTTATAAAACTTGACATTCTTTTTGGTTTCATAGCAGGAGACAAGAGATATGGGATAGTTGGTGCAACAAAATCAGATCAGCTTATCAGATACATATTTGACAtacttttaaatgaaaaaaaaaaaaaaaaaccttggaagAGTTGTATGTGGAAGagcatgttttgttttgtgaaaGATATAGCTGAGTATCAGGtggcccaaaaccaaaaaaacgaacccattgcggttgagtcgatcccgactcctagggaccctaaaggacagtggaactacctcatagagtttccgaggttgtaaatctttagggaagcaggctgccacgtctatcttccacagagcagctggtggctttgaacgcCCAATATTTCAGTTAGCGGTGGAgaacttcaccactgtgccaccaggagcaCTTATTTTGCATATAGAAAATTATAATTCTattgttatttctttttcaaCTATAAGACTCTTCAGTCAGGTAGAATGTGACACtgatcttaaaattaaaaaaaagagaaaaaatattaacATCATTCAAAATAAGCTAATAAGAATAGTAGTAATTACAGGTAACACCTATTTTGAAATCATTCAGTGCCAAGCTTTGTGCTTACTAACCCATATATGTGCATTATGCTAGTAATTTGCACTACACAAAATATGAATATTTGAGCAAAAGCAAAGAGCTAGTGTTTGGTGGAATAAAACAACAATATCAACAAGGgcaaaccaaattaaaaaaaaagaataaaccctATGTTTAGTCCATGCCTTTATCCAGTCAATATCCTGTGTGGCCTGTGAGTAACGCCACTTCACTGAGCCTCAGGTATCTCATCAGGTATGAAAACATTCACATGCACCCCCTAAAGCTCCAATGCAGAATAAGagataattatttcaaaacattttACTTAGTTCCAGGCACATAATGAGAGGccccgggtggcacaaaaggttaagcacttggatccTAGCAGAAGTGAtggcggctcaaacccacccaaggGAGACAGGCTGGGTGACTGGCTTCAGAAAGGTCACGGTCTCGTTAGCCCCGTGaaatagttctgctctgacacgtgcggtcaccatgagtcagaatctgctagatgtcaaccaacaacagcaaaggGAAGCACATAGTGAACACGACATAAAAGTTAGCATTCTATCCCACTCATTTCTCTGCAGAAGTAGAGTAAAATgattgaattttaaaaatcaaaaccacaagtaATAAAACTTAACTataaaaacaatgacaaaacaGGCTTCAAACAGTTTAAGGAAAAGGAGGCAAAACTGGAAAAGGAAGGGAAGCCTGCTAAAAAGTGATAATAGAAAGTAATCTAGAAAACAAATCCAGTGACAGTTTTGGTGTATttggcagaaaaaagaaaatgtgattaAGAAGAAGGATGCAGTCTTCCGGCACCTACAGAAGGATCAGTATTAGTTGCAGGTCTATCTGTGCGTAGCGGAAGCAGAGGGATGTGGTAAAAATTGTTAAGGAAAAAGCCACAGTTCTGGATGTATTTCCCACAGAGATActgaaatttgtaaaatatccAAGGAGATGAAGCAGCATGGGCTGGAGAGGAGGCCTGTGGCAGTTAAGCTGAAAGATAACTAGAGATCACTCTGGCTCATCAACTCCAACTCTGTAAAGGCAGTTCTTTTTCATCACTTAAAAAAACAGTGGTAAAGAAAATACGTACATCTCATCCAATATCAATGTAAAATACTCATGCATATGtattatgatatatatatatctccaaagcaagtccagtgccgtcgagtcaatgctgactcagagcaaccctataggacagagtagaactgccccatagagtttccaaggagcgcctggtgaatttgaactgctgaccctttggttaccagtcttagcacttaaccactgtgccaccagggtttctatatatatataaaatcatattctgttgttaggtgccattgatttggtttggaatcatagcaaccctatgtacaacatatatataaatatgtatatgaaaTTTGTTACATATAATTCAATACTTATCCTATGGACAATATAGAAAAACCtcgttgtgtagtggttaagaggtatggttgctaaccaaaattttggcagttcaaattcaccaggcactccttggaaaccttatgagtcagttctactctgtcctatagggtcttatgagttggaatcaacttgagatcaatgggtttgtttttcttggtttgtttcattgtatatactatatatatatatatatatatatatatatatacatacatacaattcAATATCTGAACTATATGCAACAGTAAAGTAAATTGTTTACAAAAACAATCTTAAGAACCAACTTCAGTTGTTTTCTGAtgaggttatttttttttttttttaaacttctgaaAATGTGGGAGAGACAAGATCTGAAACTCCTAAGTGTGAACAAAAGTAATCAGATTTTGAATGAAACTGTAACAAAGAATAACCCTCTAACAGCCAAATTAATTTtaccttttattaatttttttccactTTCCCTATTTAAAGGCAGAACAACACAGTAAATGGCTCCAGGGAATCTCACATGGGTGACTGAGTTCATTCTCATGGGAATCACAGACCTTCCTGAGCTCCAGGTCccccttttctttgtcttcctggTGATCTATGGGCTGACTGTGGTAGGGAACCTGGGCACCATCATCCTCACCAGTGTTGACTCCAGACTTCaaacccccatgtactttttccttcgACACTTGGCTATCACTAATCTTGGCAATTCTACCACCATTGCCCCTAAAATGTTGCTCAACTTCTTAGTTAAGAAGAAAACCATCTCATACTACTGTTGTGCAGCTCAACTAGGCGGATTCATAGTTTTCATGGTGGCTGAAATTTTCATACTGTCtgcaatggcctatgaccgttatGTGGCCATTTGCAATCCCCTGCTCTACATGGTGGTGGTatctcggcagatctgccttctgCTAGCATCCCTCATATACCTCTACAGCCTGACCACAGCACTGACTGTCTCTTCGTGTGTGTTCTCTGTGTCATACTGTTcttccaatgtaatcaaccattTTTACTGTGATAACGTCCCTTTGCTAGCATTGTCCTGTTCTGATACTTACATTCCAGAAACAGCAGTGTTTACATTTTCGGGTATTGATCTGCTTTTCTCCATGATCATTGTCCTCATATCCTACTTCAACATCGCCCTCGCCATTTTGAGGATACAGTCCTCAGAAGGGAGACAAAAAGCTTTTTCCACCTGTGCTTCTCACTTGATGGCGGTCGCTGTGTTCTATGGGACCCTCCTTTTCATGTATTTGCAACCAAGGACCAACCACTCATTGGATACTGATAAAACGGCCTCAGTCTTTTACACCCTAGTGACACCAATGCTGAATCCCGTCATTTACAGCCTAAGGAACAAGGACGTGAAGGATGCACTGAAGAGATTCCTGAATAACCCATGCAAATCACTCAAACTAATGTAAATATATAACTACAACTGTCTTCTTTTAAGAGCCTTATTTCGCTCCTGACAAAACTGCTGTTAAGTGAAGAAGTATTCTaaaaggttaaagaaaaaaaaaaaaaacactattaatTTCAATGGGAAAACTACTGATGCATTTTTTCCCAATTCAAAACATCAGTCTCCCTAGAAGGATAAAGGTTTCAATTACACAATGAAAACAAACTTACATATGTAATAAACAACAActtcaaaataaacaaatacatagtATAAATAAATTACAACTTGTTAAAAGGTTTGTGTCTTATACCCTCTAAATATGGcatctgttgttgtttggtgccatcaaatcgattcctactcatagcgacattatgtgcaacagaaggaaacactgcctggtcctgagtcctCCTCACGatcagttgttatgcttgaccccgttgttgcagccactgtgtcaatccatctccttgagggtcttcaacCTAGGTGCCATATCTCTTTGCAAATGAGAAGGCATAACTGCTAACAAAAGGTATctaggtggtacaaattgttTTCACTAACGTAAATTTTGGAGAATCAGACTCACCCAGCAGTACCAGGAAAGAAAAGGCCTTGTGATTCTCTtcctttaagattacagccaacaaaacaCTTTGGAGAGTTTCTACCTTGTAACACTTGGGGTCttcatgaattgaaattgacttgccggcaactaacaacaacaatgtagccTGTAAACAAGGAAGAGAAAGCCTGATAATGGCTGATGGAGGTATATGAGAGTCATTGCTTGAAAGAGGCTAGAAAGTCAGATCATTCTACTTGATACACTCACTTTTGCCCAAGGActaaacatttcattataattttatattttttaataccatatcctccattaataaccttttgcacctttttctccatctatcacaTTTGTGAACCCATTCTTGTCTTACACTTAAAATAACCTTATAACACATGAAAGTAAACATGTAGGGGTAAATAAAAACTAAGCCCAAGAGTGCTTTGAAACACGACCTGTGCCGTAGCAGactgaaataaatataaaagcaTTCTGCATTTTTCCTCCTCTCTCATAGACATGTGCACAAAGCAAAAAAATTATGTTGAGCTAGTCGTGATCTATAATTAAATTATTTCCAAATGATATTTCATACTAAAATCTGTTGTATACTTTATTATCTTTAATATGAAACTGTCAACATTAAACATCACTTCTCACATTTTTATTTAGTGAGGTGAAAGTGctattaaaccaaaaatgtcatcTCTTAAGTGTGGTAACAATTATCAAAAAACttactacaaaaaagaaaaaaaaagttactagtCATGTGAGTTATTGCTGTGTACGTACAATGCTACTAACATGCAATGGAGTGAGGGAGAGTAGGTGTGGCATGTGATGTAAGGACAGTCTCTGGACATAAAATAAGCTTATGACAATTTCAAGAAGGTCAGACATGAGGCACAACCAGGAACTCTGAGACTCACATACATGAGTCCATTTCTCACTTTGGTCATAAAAAACAGAATAGCTGAAGGCAGGCAAGACAAAATATGTGGTGGACATTTCTGACCTCAAAAGACAAAATCAGCTGTAATTTAATCCCATTAGTCTATAAACTTTTCATGTTAATTGCTAATGCGtttctttgcttttactttattCAGAGTATGTTTGGCTTCAGCAGCTTACAATTACAGAACTGTGTTTCCCATTAGAAAACTATTTTCTTTGGGTATGGCTCCGTGTATAGAATTAGAGCAAAAGGCTAAACTCACATTACAACATTTCCAATGctgtttaaaataaatgaatgaataaataaataaacctgttgTCTGAGAGTGATTCCTACATATTGTAACCCCTtgtgtatcagagtggaactTTCCCAGCAGGTTTtcaatgacctttcagaagtagatttccaagtctttcttctaagacacctctgggtggattcaaaccaccaaattttcagttagcagtcaagtacttaacaAATATACAACATCCAGGGACTCTATCTAATGCAATACACTGAAATACATACACAGTTTGGTTGATTGCTAAACATTTTGCTAGATGAATAGAGATGAAAAACGGGAAGTTCACTGTTTTCTACCTTATAATTTGGTTCACACATATGTATTTCCTAAAAATAATTTCACTGTTTTTACATTACTTTCTtattgctataacaaattacctcaaATTTAATGACTAAAACcaacacaaatgtattatctcacagttttgacAGTAAGAAGTCCATATTGAGTCTAATTGCACTAAAAGCAAGGTGTTAGCTAATTGTATTCTTTCTTGGATGCCCTAGAGGAGAATGTTTCCTGCCTTTTTCACCTTGTAGAGGCAGCAAATATTCCTTGGATAGTGACCCCTTCCAATTATCAATCCTATCACTCTCACTTCTGCTTCCATTACCTTCTCGGGTTCTCCTGTATACCTTTTCTCTTCTAAGAACTCttttgattacattgggcccacctggacaATCCTGGAACACATTATGTCAGTAAAGTCCCTTTCGTCATGTAATATATTCACAGTTTCTGGGAATTAGGATTTGGACATCTTTGAAGGGTTCGTGAAACTGTGTTCTACATCACATTGGAATATTTTGTGAAATTAGACAATGTAAAATCTTGCACCTGTCTCATGTACAAGAGCTCAATAAAATAATCCCACTAAAATGTACACAATATATATCTGTTTTACATTGTTTAGATACAAAATTTGTTCTATACAAACTATACATTGAGGCTTCCTTGGATTaagaatgaacaacaacaaaacatttggcTCGAAGATTGCAGAAAGTGTGTACCCAGATAAACATGCACTCACATATCATTTCTTACACTTCTATTGAGAAATTCTGAATCAGACAAATTAACCAATCAGGCATATTGGTCAAGCATATATTTTTAATGAAGTAATTTATGAAAAACAATTTATCTCTCAACTCCAGTCTTCTACAG from the Loxodonta africana isolate mLoxAfr1 chromosome 7, mLoxAfr1.hap2, whole genome shotgun sequence genome contains:
- the LOC100673354 gene encoding olfactory receptor 8J2-like → MAPGNLTWVTEFILMGITDLPELQVPLFFVFLVIYGLTVVGNLGTIILTSVDSRLQTPMYFFLRHLAITNLGNSTTIAPKMLLNFLVKKKTISYYCCAAQLGGFIVFMVAEIFILSAMAYDRYVAICNPLLYMVVVSRQICLLLASLIYLYSLTTALTVSSCVFSVSYCSSNVINHFYCDNVPLLALSCSDTYIPETAVFTFSGIDLLFSMIIVLISYFNIALAILRIQSSEGRQKAFSTCASHLMAVAVFYGTLLFMYLQPRTNHSLDTDKTASVFYTLVTPMLNPVIYSLRNKDVKDALKRFLNNPCKSLKLM